In one Molothrus aeneus isolate 106 chromosome 8, BPBGC_Maene_1.0, whole genome shotgun sequence genomic region, the following are encoded:
- the LOC136559772 gene encoding LOW QUALITY PROTEIN: solute carrier family 2, facilitated glucose transporter member 5-like (The sequence of the model RefSeq protein was modified relative to this genomic sequence to represent the inferred CDS: inserted 3 bases in 2 codons), translating into MAWLIILSQVCCFAWVVPLPPGWAGTPPRAEQSGGAAPAPGXGERLPDSSSSRSGASNEPRGLPGCPXPCSAFPSLTSSFFRLKMGETSRAAAPGLPSSPSPPPPPSPRSARSLSPPLGKGTPRPGGDITGHLTFPLLSVTLLVSFGSSMLYGYNLAVVNSPAEHIKAFYNTTWFQRYGQGLGPAPLTLLYALTVSIFALGGLGGSLLVGVLVERYGRNGALSRSALLVLLAGGFMGFSRELGSPEMVIIGRSITGIHSGICVSVVPLYLGEIAPKNLRGFLGLMPSIFICLGVFSAQVLSLPELLGKDRFWPLFLSVVVVPASLQLLLLHCFPESPRYLLIERNDVCGATKALQRFLGSPEVQDVIEEMQEEQRSLSSMEMASVWQLLRERSLRWQTLSVAVLNAGMQLSGIDAIWFYTNTIFENAGIPVSQIPYTTMGTGAIEVVAGLIGCFTIERVGRRPLIITGFCAMGVCSAGITISLLLQAALPWMRYVSVACVVGIIAGFCMGPAGVPFLMTAELFMQSHRPAAYIVGGSLNWLCNFTVGFIFPFLQMSAGAFCYLVFCCVCLLVALYVYLVIPETKNKTFMEISHIFTTRRSVLSVPAQLIGMMKLDGYGALESSSLEGSGSSLP; encoded by the exons atgGCCTGGCTCATCATCCTGTCCCAGGTTTGCTGCTTTGCTTGGG TGGTTCCGCTGCCCCCGGGCTGGGCCGGGACCCCTCCGCGGGCTGAGCAGTCCGGAGGCGCTGCCCCTGCCCCCG GAGGGGAGAGGCTCCCGGACTCCTCCTCCAGCCGCTCAGGCGCCTCCAATGAGCCCCGGGGGCTCccgggctgccc gccctgctctgccttcccttccctcacctcctccttcttccGTCTAAAAATGGGAGAGACTAGCCGGGCCGCCGCACCGGGGCTGCCttcctccccctctcctcctcctcctccctccccgcGCTCCGCCCGCAGCCTCTCGCCGCCGCTCGGGAAAGGGACCCCGCGGCCCGGCGGGGACATCACCGGG CATCTCACCTTCCCCCTGCTGTCTGTCACCCTTCTGGTATCCTTTGGCTCCTCCATGCTCTATGGCTACAACCTTGCTGTGGTGAACTCACCGGCAGAG cacatAAAGGCCTTCTACAACACCACGTGGTTCCAGCGCtacgggcaggggctgggcccTGCCCCCCTGACCCTGCTCTACGCCCTGACTGTCTCCATCTTCGCCCTGGGCGGGCTGGGGGGCTCCCTGCTggtgggggtgctggtggagcGCTATGGCAG gaatggggctctgagccGCAGCGCTCTCCTCGTCCTCCTGGCCGGCGGCTTCATGGGCTTCAGCCGGGAGCTGGGATCCCCCGAGATGGTGATCATCGGCCGCTCCATCACAGGGATCCACTCAG GTATCTGTGTCAGTGTGGTGCCCCTCTACCTGGGAGAAATCGCTCCCAAGAACCTGCGAGGATTCCTGGGCCTCATGCCCAGCATCTTCATCTGCCTGGGGGTTTTCTCTGCCCAGGTCCTGAGCCTGCCAGAACTGCTGGGCAAG GACAGGTTCTGGCCCCTTTTCCTGTCAGTGGTGGTTGTTCCTGcctccctccagctcctgctgctgcactgcttcCCTGAGAGCCCTCGGTACCTGCTGATAGAGAGAAATGACGTCTGTGGTGCCACCAAAG ccctgcagcggTTCCTGGGGAGCCCCGAGGTCCAGGATGTGATCGAGGagatgcaggaggagcagcggTCGCTCTCCTCCATGGAGATGGCGTCGGTGTGGCAGCTGCTGCGGGAGCGCTCGCTGCGCTGGCAGACGCTCTCGGTGGCGGTGCTGAACGCTGGCATGCAGCTCTCGGGCATCGACGCC atCTGGTTTTACACCAATACCATCTTTGAGAACGCTGGGATCCCCGTGTCCCAGATCCCCTACACCACCATGGGCACCGGCGCCATCGAGGTCGTTGCCGGGCTGATCGGG TGCTTCACCATCGAGAGGGTGGGCCGGCGGCCCCTCATCATCACTGGCTTCTGTGCCATGGGTGTCTGCTCAGCTGGCATCaccatctccctgctgctgcag gctgccctgccctggatgCGCTACGTCAGCGTCGCCTGCGTGGTCGGCATCATCGCTGGCTTCTGCATGGGACCAG ctggtgtTCCCTTCCTGATGACAGCAGAGCTCTTCATGCAGTCCCACCGCCCGGCTGCCTACATTGTGGGGGGCTCTCTCAACTGGCTCTGCAACTTCACCGTCGGCTTCATCTTCCCCTTCCTGCAG ATGTCAGCTGGTGCCTTTTGCTACCTGGTTTTCTGTTGTGTCTGCCTGCTGGTGGCCCTGTATGTCTACCTTGTCATCCCTGAGACCAAGAACAAGACCTTCATGGAGATCAGCCACATCTTCACCACGCGCCGCTCCGTGCTGTCcgtgccagcccagctcattGGCATGATGAAGCTCGATGGCTACGGGGCTttggagagcagctccctggaggGCTCAGGCTCCAGCCTGCCCTGA